Below is a genomic region from Apteryx mantelli isolate bAptMan1 chromosome 22, bAptMan1.hap1, whole genome shotgun sequence.
ttattttaaggaaaaatatttttagaatattttaaaagttgggcTGGCCTAATGTATTATTTCCTAGACTTACAAGCTTGTTCAATCCAGAGGAGCAAGCTCCTGAAGAATCAGAGGAAGTTTCGGTGCTCTTTCCTTCTTCATAAGCTGTAGTGAATGTCCTGGATACTGCAGAGGAAATCTCTTGAGAAACCCAAGAGGAAGTATCCAAAGCTATTTCATGAGAGTGTCTGTATTTCTCAATGGCTACTGGAAGTTTTTCctctagaattaaaaaaagatggcaaagctggaaaattatttttggatttttttttaaatatcttggtCATATTTGAATAGAAGCATAAAAAGTTCTGTATACCAGCTAATTTGAACAAGAAACTAAAGAAATTATTGTCTGTAAGTGATCTCTTAGCAGATTTCTGCCTGGGATTTCCATCTCAGACACTAATGGCCCAAGACTTTGCCAATTTAAAAGTTTTTAATACTCTATTGCACAAAGTTAATTAAAGTGCAAAGCACAAGGTAATTCATTACCCCTAAACAACACTTAACAAATTCAACAATGCTGAGATCACTTTAGCAGCACTGACAATGTACTATGTGCTTGTCtggctttaaaatgcaaaaaccctaCATTTATCACTCCATACCAGTTTCAAATTCTAAGACAATTTATGATTTCTGAAGGCTACCATAAGCATCAATTCTCAAGTAACTATTTTTCAGAGACCTTTCAGATACTGGCTTTTTCAGCTGTCTGTCTATAAATTCTCCTTTAGTTCTACATATCAGATTCCTTTGATTAAACAGGCTTTTAGCTACAAAGGTGCAACTACCACAGCCAAAGCAAAGATTTCAAACCACAAGCATACCATTTCTTATGATTACTTATTCCAAGCCTGGCGTTATTGCATTGGTACTACATGAAGGGAGTTTCCATGATTCACACCAACCAATTTGACATTAGCAAGTGCTGGCAGAGAAACCTGACTCCCGGCATAGAAAGGTTCAGTCAGTCACTgattcttccttccctcccctccgcaGTTACCTGAGCTGAGCGGAGTGCTGACACTCGTCGGTGCATGACTCGCTCGGGGGGTTTTACAGTTTATATCCTTAGAGTAGCTCTCTTGCTCACAGGAAATACTTGACAAATCCTGAATATCTGTCAGTGATCTAAAGAATTGAAAGATACTCTGACAGTTAGAATATCCACTTCTTATGCTTTTGAATTACTAAATTCTGCTCTTTTCAGGTTCTTTAAATTTCACTTTGTTCAGTCTTGGCTAGCTTTTCAGAAGGCAGTTAGACATTCCCTTTGACAACTTCTCGCAGAATTTCTGGAAGGCTAAAGAACACCATCTTCCATGATCTTGCAGAGACAGAAGAAGTTAATTAACAGCTTTCCCTTCCTTTATGGAACTTCTTCCCTTTAATAATTCTTTTATAAGAAGAAACTCAGTAAATTGCCTCCAAAAAGGGCAAGAGCTTCAAATGTGAACCAGCAGGTACAAAACTATTTCCAAAGCCATAGGAAAATCCCAAGACTTAATGAAAATTAAAGATCTGTTAAGCTAAGACTAACTAAGTCTTAGGAGCCTTTAAAAGAATTACACAGGTAAAAGTGAAACTGCTAAATATCTGCACAGGCAGTGATGTCTACTCAAACTACAAATGTTTTTAAGCAGGTGCAGAACTGAGAAATTAAGAAATCTAACATCTATTGCAGATATACCCTTGTTTACATTTTTCTCATGTAATGATCAGATGTTGACTGTTACCAAATCAGTAATTTATATTCGAATCCCAGCTACCTGTAAAAAGAAACTAACTTTACTAGTTAAGTCACAAACCTATTTTGCTAATTGTTCCTAAGAATCACAATCACCAGCCTATTTTTGTAATAATATTTATGTAACTACACACTAGCAATTTGCTCTTTaacataatttaatttattttgtgtaCTTTACACAGAAGAAACAAGGAATACTCGCACTTAAGCGTGAAGAGGTACACCCAAATTATACTAAGTTAATTGCTtatgaatatgaaaatatttcaagtaagCTAAGATACATGACTGCTCTTTTATATCAATCTCCCTACttatgaaaaaatattatttcaatacTTTAAATAGTATTCTGTCTCTCTGTTTTGGTCTGTCATATGTTCTCATTTTACATGAACAGAAAACTTCTGGAATGATAACAAGCCAACTTGCTGCAGTTTCAGTAGGAAACAGTCTGCGGCCTTACATATCCTTCTCTCTGGATTCTTTCTGCGGCTCCCTTAGTATCACCTCTTGTGCTGCTTCACCACTGGAatgaggaaggggggaaaaaactaaTATTAATTGATCTCCTTGGAAaactatgaaaataaatttttaaagagaaaagatacTAAATACATTTAAAGCACTACCTTCTCTCTGGGATAGACTGAAGCTCCTAAAAACTTTTTGCTTAAAGCCTTAGAAGACAGGGAGAAGGAGAGCTAGATGAAAATGTAGTTTTAAGCACATTACGGACTTGTATCCAATACAGAGAACGCTTCTAACCGACAtcagcagtttccaaagaaaactaactgaaagttaaataaaaatcTGTGAATACACATCACTACATTGTTTTATCATCCTTTGACTAGTCTGCACCGTAAGCTATTGTCTCTCAAACAATCACAACATTCTTCAAGGTCAAGGAGGGATTCAAAGATGATTACTGCTAGATGGTCAGACAATAACAGTACTCTGTCCTGCTGCCAAAAGCTCAATTCTTAAGGAAGGGGAGGAAACAGAAACATCACCCTTTACCATAAGACCAAGCATTTACACTTGCTACCTACCTTTGGTACTGGTAACTCAGTCCCTCTAGAGGAGGGGAGAGAATACAAACACTGACAGTAAATACAGTTCTTACTCCCATACTCTGGAGAAATTCAGCAACTGCTAATTGCAGGGGAACATAAAGATGAGCTAAGGGGAGCCCTTAAGAAGCCTGAAAACTACTGCTGAAAGATCTTCTGTATCTCTTTAAGGGAAACATACCTCTTACAGCATGGGGTGGCGATCCTGGCTGACATCTCTAGGTATTAGACAATACAAAATTCACAGAAATACTGGACATAACCCTCATGTTTGACAGATAATGAGACTGCAAGTATCCAAGCTTGGGATAATATCATCTGTAGGCAAGCTGCACTGAACATACTTGCATCAGTCTTCCCATGGCACGGGAAAGGCATGATCTTCATGCCACCTGAGCTCCAATACCAAAGTACATCAAAATCTAAAACCGATGACAGAAGTCCTAATCTGAATTATCTTTGCTCTATTTAAGACTGTTGTATATAAGTGTAAAAGGAATTGAATATACACAACTTATTTTTTCTATTTCCCTCATTAGGCAGACAAAAAGATACTAAACAGTAAAAGACAAAGCCCCATGAGACTTGTGAAAgtccttttaatattttcttgcCAAGAAAATATTATACATAGTTCATTAAAAAACACCACTGGCATCTTATTTGAATATTAGATATATGAGCAGAATTAATAGAGAGCATACTTTATAACCTAATTTATGCTCGAACTAGCAATGAAAATAATAGTCTTTCTACCTGGCTACAGGCATATGGCTAAGTTGATTCACTCCTAATGCGTTACTGCCAGAATTCtgcgctgctgtgctgcagagtaatatttttcctcctgaatacaaATAACAAATGTTCCCTTGTTATTGGGTTTTGCAAGTACAAAAGAAAATGACACAACTCATTGAACAGGAAATTACaactttattgtattttttaGCTCTTGTGACCTTTGTTGTTGTCAAGagacaaacacatttttaaagacaCATTTTCATAAACATACCACAGCTGCTAGATAGTCAACCACTGGAGCATTGGGGAACACTGCAATATTTACAGATTTGAGCTGAGTAAGACAAATAATAGAACAGATGAACAATGCTGATCCTTGCATTATTTGGCACACACATTGTCAGCTCTTACAGTTTTTAAAACTCAAGAGACTTCAAACAATAAGAGTATTAATGTATAAACACAATTCTAATTGTTTCCAGCACCGTAGCAAGTTATATGAAAAGGTTAACTCAGCCCTAGAACGTAAAACAAAGGTTGCAAGCAGGTTtttaactgaaacacagcaagtatATGATCACTGCACTCAACCTAACCACCATGCCTAAATCCCATCTTCCAAAATCCTATGTGCCCTGAACTCTCATTAATGTAATGGGGAGTAAGAGACCAAGGGGCCCAAAAGAATCTAGCTTCAGCTTTCTAACAGGAACGCTGCTGACAAAAATATAAGTGCAACAAAAGACTTGTTCTTGCTGACTCAAAAGGACCCTCAAAAGAAAGAGCACATTTAACAGCAATACCTGATCCAGCATCACCAGATAGCTGTTTCTGTACACAGACTTCTTGAGTATCTTCTAATTTGCCCTCAGGATTTGAggtctgaaggggaaaaaaggaaacaaattcaaTTTCTCATAGGCAAGTTGTGAAGTGTGGGACAATTCCTATAGGATGAAGTTCAAAGTTATCAGAAGGGCGACACATACACTTTTTAAGAGCTGGCCACTGTGAGGAACAACAGCAAACAGCATGGATTGATTTTAATAATCCATACAACTAGTTTCAAGTCTTCCTTAGGAAATGAATAAAGATTGTTTTAAGACTATGGAGTGCTGTGCTGGATAGAACTaggaaggaaaggctgagaataTCAGCAGCCTTAAACTTTCCTCAACCTACAGTAGCGTAATCTTATGGCTCCATAGATTACATGATTTCCTAGTAAACAAACTTGAATTAAGAAAACaggcttctgatttttttttttttaaaggaaaagcattAGAATTTTCTGACTTTTAGATAAATCTTTATTTGTAGATGTTCtttcaaaagagaataaaaattttTGTTCTTCAGTCTTCTGCAGCACTTCTTCAAATCAAATGGGAATGTAATAAAGCCACATTTGGTTTTACTTACTTCCAAAGTTCTTGACATAGATTTCATTCCTGCCTAGGCTGTGATTTTTACCTCTAGTTTTGAGTTTTCTTGAatagtgggaggaaggaaataatCAGGATCAGGAGTCAAAAATTCTTCAGACACATCAGGAGATGAATCAGGGGAACAGCATAATTCCTTTGAATGCACCTGTGAAAGATGTTATTATTTAAGATGGTTTCTCCACTCCCTATTGAAGAATATGCATTTTAGTCCATAATGTTAAACACTACATCAAGCTGAAACAATATTTAATTTGACCACTCTGTTTCAGTCCTGGTTCCTGCTGCTTAGATTACCCTCACAGTTTACAGAGgtgagggggtgggggtggagaaGGATTGCTAATCAGATTGCAACTGAAAAGTCAGCACTAGCTAGCTGTCATCACAGTTCACTGTGCAATGTGCAGAGTCTAGGCTAAACTGTTTTATAGATAACTAGCAAAAATGAGATTTCTTGGATTACTATACATACTCTGGAGAGATTCTCGACTTGTTGAGGAATGACCAAATTCTTTTGATGGGCCGTTCCAGACTCTGCTTGCTCATCTTTTGATGGTGACGGGCAACTTCTCCCTAGTATGTCGCAACAGATGCAACTATTACGCAAAGAATAATGTGGACTGAGCGGTCAGAACCACTGAGGGAATATCAGTGAGAGTAAAGACAGCAAAGCTACCTGATCTGTCAGGAACATGCTGCAATAAAGACAGTTAAACACTCACATCATTAATCCAGACATGTGAAGCTTTCCTTGTTCCTTTCTCCATAACTATTATGAGCGTGCTTATCCACTGCAGTGCTACAGAAAAAGCATCTTTGAAGTCTGATTGAAAAAATAAAGGCAGGAAAGCATGTTCCATAGATTTGAAAGCTTTGGGTCTCTAATGCTGATAAGATAATCAATGATGAAGGGTCTCTGAGCTCACTGGACACTACATTCATCtattaaaacataaataataGACTAAGCAAAGTATTATGTTCTTCAGTGACTAACCCATTGACCTGCTTTGGGGGAAGACTCTGGAAAAAAAGATGGCCAATTACTGTAACAAAATCACAGAAGCTAAAATCTAGTGGGAGTGTgagagacaaaatatttttttctgcagcctTACCTCCAAAACTTTTGAATGCAGACTCCAGGTCACTCTCCTCAGATTCAGATCTCCCCTCACTGCCCAGATCCTCAACACTGTCACCTGCCTTCCACCCGCTATCTTTCTGCCAGTCTTGACTTTTTTGGACTCTGACAGTGACATGTTGAAAGGCTTCCTTTATACTCTCAGCTTCACTTTCAGACGTATATTCACTGGGTGGATATGGAGAGATGAGTTCCAGTTGTCCTGAAGCCACTCTTCTGGCCATCTGTTTTACCTCAGctacacaaaaggaaaaaagtcaccTGTCCACACAACAGAATTTGAAATGTCAAACCTTTCCCCGTGTTTCATGGTGTCTGCAGACTTGGAAATGTTAAGGTTACAGCCTGTAGATTTCTTATTGTCAGAAGAGCTAGACACTTCTCTTTTAAAGGAAAGTTCAAAACCTGCATAAGCTGATGCGGACAGGCCTTTACAAGAACAATTTTCATTCGTTTgaattgtttatttttcatgCTGTACTGCCATCCAGTGGTCACTGCTATACTACCCTCTCTGAATTATACGCTGTCCCTCCCTTACATCCTCAGAACAGGGTCAaaattgtggttgtgatgactcCACACCCTGAATGAGCAAGACAGGATCCTACTCATCTTGTTTTCCTCCAAAACAGCCTAATAGATCAGTTAAGGCATCCAGATCTTTAAGTGACAAAATGTTGAGGTTTTAATACACCACCCTGCAAGCAAGGATCACTAACCATAATGTTGATTAACACTGATTTACTTACTCCTCCATTCTGATTGCATCATCCTTCTCTCCTCACTTATTTTGGTACTGTGAATTGCAGGTGTTGATTTGGGACAGCACCTACAATAGATTGTTAGGAAACACATCAAACTTAATTCACAAGTGTATCGTGTTAAGGATTTGCAAGTCAGCAAAACACTAATTTTTTCAGTGTTAATTAAAAGGCTCAGAGCACACATGCTCTAAGAACCCAATGGAATTAACATACTGAACAAAACTAACAGAAGCTTAGAAAGCACAGACACGACTTTAGGTCTATTATGGATTAGCTAGACAAGTGATAATTTAGAATCTAGATTTCAAAGGCTGTCAACTACCTTCAAATGACATATCTAAACACTGATATACACTGAGTGCTATGTAGATTTGCATCATTAGGTCAGTAAGCCAATCAGTGGACACCAAAGATACAACTACAGAGAGCAGGgacaatatttaaaagaaaaacaaacaaaaaaaccactataGCAAACCAGACTAACCAATGTATGGTTTAGCAAGACTTTCCTACACTCGCAGCCCCTAACATCGGGCCTAGTTCTACACCTATGAAAGTCTAAGTATTTCCACTTAGAATTGAATGAAGCTGTGCATAGAGTGGAACCATCCTAACCAGTATCAGTATTATTTTAAACTTCCTTATTAGATTGCTCTCCTCAGGCATTGCCACAGTTCAGGACCAACCTACTTGACACCACCCCTTGAAAACTATGCACGTTTCCACATATATTTACACGTCTAATGatatacatacacataaacaTACATCTCTATATATATTAAAgtcatttaaacattttaaaacaattttaatatAGTGAGACATCATTCATCACACCAGTTTCTACCTCTGCCAATTCTAGCCCTTGGGTGGCGACCACAGAGCTCTGGCAGAAAAGCATGTGGAATCTGTCAGATCACAACTCCTTACCAGTAGCTGCCTTGTCACAGCAGTTATCCTGTCAGCTCTGCAGCTGACGAGTCACAGGGTCCTAATTGGATGGGTGGCTTTTGGCTTACCGAGAAAACATTCAACGTCATCTTTAACCCTGGATGTGTCCACTTTTGACAGTGGCTGTAGTGAGATGAATCTGCTGGAATTCATTCTTTTGTGGATACGATCAGAACTCACCACCTTTCTTCTTCAATTCCACTTGCTGCAGAACGTGAATCACCCCCTTTCTGACACTGCAAGGTGAACTTTTTTTTGCATCTCTGAGATACACGTGGGAGCAATCGCTGAAACGAGTCCAACAAGCCGTGACTCAGCACACGTCAGGCACTCCTGCGGTAATTCTGACGAGAGCTATGAGGCATACTAAGAACCAGACCATGCAAACTGTATTCCCAAGGCTTTATTTCAGTAGCACTGCTCATGCGAAAGGATGACAGCTCCAGGCCTTAACCCAGTAAAAACTCTGCTATGGATTTCTAGCAGGTTTCATACATGTGCAAGACGACTGCCCCAACATGTGGTTCCACAGGGAATGAGTGGATCCAGACAATTCAAGATTATTCCCACAGCAAATATGAATTTCTTTCTTTACCGTTCTCTTTGGGCTAAGCATGTCAACTACTTACATTTCAATAATCAAAACAATCTAGAAGTTATTATGAAGTGATAGCTCTGGCTTCCATAACCAAGTATACAACACCTCCCCCAACACCTTCTTCTGCTTCCTCTTTTCCCCCAGCCCCACCCCCATTTTAGTGCAAGACTTTCTTCCCTACAGAGGCACCGGTCTAATTTAATCTAAGgtctaaaattattttctaaggATCCAGGAAGAACAAGACATATCAATGTACTGTGAGCCAAAAAACCTGCAGATGGAGAAGATACAGCAAGGTCTCcttatgtgttttttctttctttctttctttttttttttaagacaaatttgAACAGTACTTGTTTAATGATGCATTCCTGCATGCAAAATTGTGCACATCAATATGATAATCAGGACACAAAAATCCAAGGCCATTTTTTAAGTATAATTTGAATAGTTTCATGTCATGAACTATCAGTACAACAAGCAGGCATGAAACTGCTCAAAATACTAGTTAGAGCAATCCAGGGCCATAAGTAAAGCTGTAATgtatgtatgaaaaaaaaaaccaaaaaaacaaaaaaaaaccctagttttTTGTGGAAATAAAGGAAGTAACACTATTGCACCATTGAGCTGACTGTTCTCTACTCCATGAACAATGTGTTTGGCATACACATATTTTAAAAGGTAGAAAAGCTATAGATTCTGCCCTTGCTTTTGGACAGCATCCAGAACCATGTCTCTATTCACTACCACAATCCCACTGAAGAACCTAGTAGTGATAAATGCACAGTTGCCCTGCTCAACACTTTACCTCACAATCTAGGTCCATTTGATCATCCAGGCTTTTCACTGTGCTGAAGCTgaatttgtcttcatttttagTCTTACTCCTCTGAGAAAAGCACTTCTGCTTCTCCTTCTGGATTGCCCATGTTCCCTCAGCTGCCTTTGGAATAGCTTGGAAATGGTCGCCACCCAAAACTCCTTGTGCCTGACATGTTATCAGCGGTGCAATATAGTCACTTGATGGTGGACCTATAGCCTTCCATAAAAAAGTATTAACTCTGGAAAATGGGCTATTGGCATTTTGAGGAATATCATCAGATCTGTTCCAGGATCTTTCTAGAAAAACCTGCTTAGAAGTCTGATTCATTTGGACTTCCTGGAGCAGCTTCCTTTGCTTCTCAGCAGTCTCTAATTCGTTTAGTTTCTCCTCTGTTCTGCACAGGGATCCTGATGCCTGCTGCAACATGCTCTGAGCAATCTTTAGATTAAGGACACATTTGCTGATGTGCTGCCCAGTTTGGGATGGACTACTCATTCTTTTCCCAGCATCTCCTCTCACTTGTGATTGCTTGCACGGCTCAGAGGCCTCATTtatcctttcttcctcttctgtagTGTACTCTGTACCTGATTCTGAAAAGCTGCCTTCCTTATCAACTGGCTTTTCCTCACAGTGCATTCCAGGGGATGCAAATAGGTCTCTGAGGGTAGCCTTATCttctttttgctgcctttttttatcCTTCAGATTATAACCTAGCACAGTGCCTCCTTCCAGAAAGTCTTCATGAAATTCTGGGTAATCGACAAagatttcattcatttcaaaGCTACAGAGGCTCTCATCCACATCACTGACACTGCAGGTCACCTGGAGTTCAGAAGCTACATCATGGCTTTTTTCCCATGCAACTGGCTGTAGACTGCTTGGTGTCTCACCATCCACTAAAGCCTCAGACTCCTCAGGAAAACCAGAGTATCTTTGGGCAGGAGAgttacctggaaaaaaaataaataaataaaaataaaaataaaaaatcagctgTTAAGTGTTAAGCTGCTCCTCCAGATGTCCGTTGCTTCACATTGCTTTCACCCATTTAGGAGTCCACACATTTTAGTTCTTACATGAGCAACACTTCATTCCCTCTATTGAAGACAATGTGCCTGCACTTCAATGACTAATTAGATGTACAGTCTTGAGCTTATATTAATAATTAGGGTGCTAGCTAGAATCCAAATCTCATAGCCTTCTGTTTTCAAACTGTGTCACCAAATCTGTAAGCGCTTGCATTTTAATTATTAAGAGTAGACCCTCATGCACTGAGGGACATGCTAAGTGGAGGATACACGACATCTTGCTGAACCGAAACTCACCAATCTCTGTTATCTCTTCTCCTTCCAATCCCAGTGTTCTTTCACGGTAGTTAAAAGCTGATGCTAAACAGATGTTTATGTCAGCCAAGACAGCAGACCTTTGTGCTTTTGGTATTTCATCAGCATGACCAGTTTGAGACTCAGTCAAGTCCTGTAATGCGAGAAATGCTATAAAATACAATTACATTTGACAAAACAATGCCTCCAGCTTCTATTTTAAGGTGATTTGTCTCCATGATCAGAGAAGGATACTCTCAAGTTCAGATTTGACACAAGAAAATCCTTCCACCTAGATTCAAGCAAAATGACCTAAATTTGAATAGACATTAACTCTGATTAACcaaatgctatttaaaaagcacaaaaggcTACAATCCTGGAAGTCACCTTTAAGTCATTCTTCATCAGGTACTGAATATCCTGAAGGTTCATGGAACGGTTCTTCTGCTTAGGTTCTAGCCCTGACTTTACAATATCATAATAGGGTTTCGGAAGTCTGACATCCGCTTCTAAATGCTGTCCCGAACTTACGAGCTGTTTAATAACTGAGTCTTCATGACCATCCCAGGGAAGTGTTTCTACAAGACATGTAACAGACTTTATACATTACAAGCTATATATTAATGCTAATAAAAGTCAGAGACACAGAAGTATTGTCTGGACGTTCCATAATTTACAGCTTCCAGCACTCAGTCCAGTCCAGCTTCTCCTCTCTATCTACAGCCAGCAGTAGATGATTTCAAggaggctgacagaaatctctcTAGTAAACAGCTATGCAATAGCCCACAGTGGATTCTTCACTCTCAACTAGTTGGTAGAGGGTTTAATTTTTAGGATAATTGTTTATCCTCCTTCACTGTCAAAGTAGTCAAAGTCAATATATGTGTCATCACCTGAAGTTCATCTCTAAGTTATCTTAGTGATCAAAAGGATCAAAGTTCTACAGGCTCATTTTGCGCTTTGCAAAGCACTAACTGAATGCTTTGTTGTCCTTGCattaagagaaaagaaacagcGGAAAAAACACTACAGAAAATTGCATCTAATATCTATCCTTAATCCCATCCTTCAGCTTTGCAATTTTGAACTTTTCAATTTCATTTTACAAAAGTTTTCACTAGCTTTTGCCATtgtcattaactttttttttcttttgccttgaaGTTTTCCTCTTCCAGGTTAACTCTATTTGTGTAATCATGGCAAGGTTTTACAGAATCACATAAGGAAATTAAACAGACATTTGGGGGCTGAGAGTCCACACTGAAAACATTCAGCAGACTACCCTAGTGACAAAAGTCTAAATCTACAGATATACCTGTCAAGGCCTCCTGCATTATTGTACAGAAGCTATAAATATCCGACTTGGTTGTGACAGTTTTCTCAAGGATTACTTCAGGAGAGCACCATTTATACAGCTGGATTGGGACAGGAATACGAGTCAGATCACTGTGTTCTCCTCCATCTctgctgtataaaaaaaaaaagttagatattGGGATACAGAAAACACTCAGCTAGAAGTTATGTCTTTTGGAATTAAGCATCTGAGtttgttacattttctttttgtttaaattattccCACTCTCCCCACATTTAGCAAGACAATGAACCTAGAAGGTCCAAAGTAGACCTGCAAAAATCTCTAATATTTTCACAtcaataaatactgtattttggcACTACACAGCAGAGACCTCTGCTGGTGAAAGTAATATCTTTCAAAAATTTACActcaaaaataaatcagaaaaagttaaaaatttCCCAATAACATTTTTACAACCAACCCTTTAAGATCTGGCCAGTGTGCTCAGACCATAGGCAAAAGACAAGAAAGTGCCACCTAGTCTGTCaaatgtttgttttgcagtgcATACTTATGTCTAGAAGCTGACTTCCCCCTTCTCTACAAACagtaattttttaaattcttgCTCATATCACAGTAAACTGTATCTGTCAAAAACATGGTAGCTATAAGTAACAGCCAAGATTAATAAACTGAGTTTGCAAGGATGTTACAAAATGTCTTTGTTCCTTTCAGCACATTTCCATCGGTAAGTTTTTGTTTAAGCCAATTTTACCCTCACTTTACAGTTTAACCAGCCAACTTCTCCCTTTCTAGACCGACTGCATTACAGCAAAGTAGTATTTTgaaaaagtaagaggaaaaaaaaaatggtgtccctcataaaagaaacaaaaatgtactAAAGCCTCCTCTTGTCCCTGGGTATCCTTAACAACCACCAGCTCAGCGAGGTGCGAGAGCCTCAGCCCTTTCAGGATAAGCCTCCCTAAGCACAAGCTCATTACAACAAAAACAGGCTTAAATTGCTTTCTGCCCAGCAACAGAATTAGTGACTCAAAGAGGAATTGCATCTCTGTTCACCAACATCGGGTTCTGTTTCTCCATGATGGTACTTTTATACTCCAGTAAAGAGCTTCTTCTCTAACTAGCTTCTATTCTCAAATACTTACAACTAACATAAAAATTAAGTGCACGAGATTTGCCATGTTACCTGAAGCGAAGTTAATGTACCTGCGCAGAAACGACTGAATTTTTTACTCCTGTTG
It encodes:
- the TEX14 gene encoding inactive serine/threonine-protein kinase TEX14 isoform X8, whose amino-acid sequence is MAHAVPVPIPCPVQLGSIKNDTLEAELHEYVRQGNYVKVKKLLKKGIFVDAVNSLGQTSLFTAALLGLGKIVDVLLDYGSDPNHRCYDGSTPVHAAAFSGNQWILSKLLDGGGDLRVHDKDGKNPQYWAMSAGKESSAQMLEFIQRCTSHMQAAIQSFPSELLRKVDSSKALICSPSRFGGLVQGNVESPLSRFLKGGANSARNIYSFGFGKFYLTGSRHLGYLASLPIIGEKEVVQADDEPTFAYHVGPYMIMTNRDGGEHSDLTRIPVPIQLYKWCSPEVILEKTVTTKSDIYSFCTIMQEALTETLPWDGHEDSVIKQLVSSGQHLEADVRLPKPYYDIVKSGLEPKQKNRSMNLQDIQYLMKNDLKDLTESQTGHADEIPKAQRSAVLADINICLASAFNYRERTLGLEGEEITEIGNSPAQRYSGFPEESEALVDGETPSSLQPVAWEKSHDVASELQVTCSVSDVDESLCSFEMNEIFVDYPEFHEDFLEGGTVLGYNLKDKKRQQKEDKATLRDLFASPGMHCEEKPVDKEGSFSESGTEYTTEEEERINEASEPCKQSQVRGDAGKRMSSPSQTGQHISKCVLNLKIAQSMLQQASGSLCRTEEKLNELETAEKQRKLLQEVQMNQTSKQVFLERSWNRSDDIPQNANSPFSRVNTFLWKAIGPPSSDYIAPLITCQAQGVLGGDHFQAIPKAAEGTWAIQKEKQKCFSQRSKTKNEDKFSFSTVKSLDDQMDLDCERLLPRVSQRCKKKFTLQCQKGGDSRSAASGIEEERWCCPKSTPAIHSTKISEERRMMQSEWRTEVKQMARRVASGQLELISPYPPSEYTSESEAESIKEAFQHVTVRVQKSQDWQKDSGWKAGDSVEDLGSEGRSESEESDLESAFKSFGGRSCPSPSKDEQAESGTAHQKNLVIPQQVENLSRVHSKELCCSPDSSPDVSEEFLTPDPDYFLPPTIQENSKLETSNPEGKLEDTQEVCVQKQLSGDAGSGGKILLCSTAAQNSGSNALGVNQLSHMPVASGEAAQEVILREPQKESREKDISLTDIQDLSSISCEQESYSKDINCKTPRASHAPTSVSTPLSSEEKLPVAIEKYRHSHEIALDTSSWVSQEISSAVSRTFTTAYEEGKSTETSSDSSGACSSGLNKLSRLSVIAPSLRSIRKESALSQTSNHFIDELPPPAQELLDGIEYLKQQDSTTQDFKEEALYGCGVPIKVSDQIKIEDREAKKETERNEKRDHSLWTEETLNLAEETERAHSTLDDILERMLHTVPEDEENQEQPQVHTPRAANLNDPGDGGMKNGVKECKTRGESREPESCAGSPEDPHHEDQKFRLRRQLSWASPFRVIVLDQSSPPP